The Pusillibacter faecalis genome has a window encoding:
- a CDS encoding DUF378 domain-containing protein, with product MILDKIALALVIIGALNWGGIGLFGFDTVAYLFGGQLALLSRIIFGLVGLAGLWCITLLFRSDRETGHAHGAV from the coding sequence ATGATCCTTGATAAAATTGCATTGGCTCTCGTCATTATCGGTGCGCTCAACTGGGGTGGCATCGGCCTGTTCGGTTTTGACACAGTGGCTTATTTGTTCGGCGGACAGCTGGCCCTTTTGTCCCGCATTATCTTCGGCCTGGTCGGTCTGGCCGGTCTTTGGTGCATCACGCTTTTGTTCCGTTCCGACCGGGAAACCGGACATGCTCACGGCGCTGTTTGA
- a CDS encoding cation:proton antiporter: protein MTYRFLMDLALILLSTKLLGMLTKKIQMPQVVGALLAGLILGPAMLNILSETEFITQLSELGVIVLMFSAGMGTNIQDLKNSGKVGFLVALLGVVVPLVMGTGLAWIANITGMIQSSGFLEDVFVGTVLTATSVSITVETLKEMGKLDTKVGNTILAAALIDDVLGLIALTVVSSLAGGQESILLVLAKIILFFVFSGVVGLGAKRFFCWFMGLDHGRDRRRYPVLAFVLCLVMAYCAEEFFGVADITGAYVAGLVISCTPKATYIQSKFEPLSFLLLTPVFFASVGIQVEISGLTGSLVLFSVLLLLISVISKMLGCGLGAKLCGFTGGESMQVGVGMVCRGEVALIVANRGLSLGVLSAAMMTPVIITVVGGTILTPIMLKLAFRKEGKSAIQETGLVDHYDKMEQLDIVSEKLLQEDQEYMEERKD, encoded by the coding sequence ATGACCTATCGCTTTTTGATGGACTTGGCATTGATTCTGCTAAGTACAAAGCTGCTTGGGATGCTCACGAAGAAGATCCAGATGCCCCAAGTGGTGGGAGCGCTGCTGGCTGGATTAATTCTAGGCCCTGCAATGCTGAATATCCTTTCAGAGACAGAATTTATCACCCAACTCAGTGAGCTGGGAGTCATTGTGCTGATGTTTTCAGCTGGTATGGGAACGAACATTCAGGATTTGAAAAACAGCGGCAAGGTAGGTTTTCTGGTGGCCCTGCTGGGTGTAGTAGTGCCCTTGGTGATGGGAACAGGCCTTGCCTGGATTGCCAACATCACCGGCATGATTCAGAGCAGCGGATTTTTGGAAGATGTGTTTGTGGGAACTGTGCTGACGGCGACTTCTGTCAGCATTACGGTGGAAACGCTCAAGGAAATGGGAAAGCTGGATACGAAGGTGGGCAATACCATTCTGGCGGCGGCGCTGATAGACGATGTACTTGGGCTGATTGCACTGACTGTTGTCAGCAGTTTGGCCGGCGGCCAGGAGAGTATTTTGCTGGTTTTGGCAAAAATTATCCTCTTCTTCGTATTTTCCGGCGTGGTGGGACTTGGAGCCAAGCGGTTTTTCTGCTGGTTCATGGGGCTGGATCATGGACGTGACCGCCGCCGCTATCCGGTATTGGCCTTTGTACTGTGCCTGGTTATGGCCTACTGTGCTGAGGAGTTCTTTGGCGTTGCGGATATAACCGGTGCATATGTGGCGGGGCTGGTGATTTCCTGCACGCCCAAGGCCACTTATATTCAATCTAAATTCGAGCCGCTCAGTTTCCTGCTGCTGACGCCGGTATTTTTTGCCAGTGTCGGTATTCAAGTGGAAATATCAGGCTTGACCGGCAGCTTGGTGCTGTTCTCCGTACTGCTGCTGTTGATCTCTGTGATCTCCAAGATGCTGGGCTGCGGCTTAGGGGCGAAGCTCTGCGGCTTTACCGGCGGTGAGAGCATGCAGGTGGGTGTTGGTATGGTGTGCCGCGGAGAGGTAGCCTTGATTGTTGCCAATCGCGGATTGTCTCTGGGTGTTTTGTCTGCTGCTATGATGACTCCTGTCATTATCACGGTTGTGGGCGGCACCATCCTGACGCCGATTATGCTGAAGCTGGCATTTCGCAAGGAGGGGAAAAGTGCCATTCAGGAGACTGGCCTGGTGGACCACTACGACAAGATGGAACAGTTGGATATTGTCTCTGAAAAGCTTTTACAAGAGGATCAGGAATATATGGAAGAGAGAAAAGATTAA
- a CDS encoding Rqc2 family fibronectin-binding protein, which translates to MALDAICLQAILEELRPKLLGLRVDKVQQPSRDQLILLLRGNRLLLNAGANAPRIQLTELVRENPAEPPMFCMLLRKHLVGGKVAEIIQPALERLVRLELDITDEFGRVGRRTLVLEAMGRRSNLILLDGEGRIIDCLRRVDADMSAQRQVLPGLYYQMPSGTGRLPIIEEMEESFLDKLSAANPERQLDAFLLDHYFGLSPLMARELAYRATGETDSRIFALGPDGGKRFWKTVSELLDIIKEKNFTPICLRKEGLAAEFACIPIRQYGAAMELVPYESFSALLDDFYAVREQQERTNQRGADLIRTVTTVRDRLRRKLAQQERDYLETQNRDHLRICGDLITANLYRMERGKGQLVCENFYDEAGGTISIPLDPLLTPQQNAAKYYKRYAKAKSAEHHLQEQMEIARRDIAYMESVLEAIQHAETEQDFLDIRAELREGGFLKKQGKKEIRRAARPRQFRTSSGFRVLVGRNNRQNDQLTMKEADYRDIWLHTQKIHGSHVILRTAGREVDADTLVEAAKIAAYYSQARESGNVPVDYTQVRYVKKPAGARPGMVTYQAYQTVYVTPEEALIQRLKES; encoded by the coding sequence ATGGCACTGGATGCAATTTGTTTGCAGGCAATCCTGGAAGAACTGCGGCCAAAGCTGCTGGGACTGCGGGTAGACAAGGTTCAGCAGCCTAGCCGGGACCAGCTGATCTTGCTGCTGCGTGGAAATCGTCTGCTGCTCAATGCCGGTGCCAATGCGCCTCGCATTCAACTCACGGAGCTGGTACGGGAGAATCCAGCAGAGCCGCCAATGTTTTGTATGCTGCTGCGCAAACACTTAGTGGGTGGCAAGGTAGCGGAGATCATCCAGCCGGCGCTGGAACGTCTGGTTCGGCTGGAGCTGGATATCACAGACGAATTTGGACGTGTCGGCCGCCGGACGCTGGTGCTGGAGGCGATGGGCCGGCGGTCCAACCTGATTTTGTTAGACGGGGAGGGCCGCATCATCGACTGCCTGCGCCGGGTAGACGCAGATATGTCCGCGCAGAGACAGGTGCTTCCGGGGCTATACTACCAGATGCCTTCTGGAACGGGCCGTCTTCCGATCATTGAGGAAATGGAAGAGAGCTTTTTGGACAAGCTGTCCGCGGCCAATCCAGAGCGGCAGCTGGATGCCTTTTTATTGGACCATTATTTTGGCCTTTCGCCGCTGATGGCTCGTGAGCTTGCTTATCGGGCAACTGGAGAGACGGACAGCAGAATTTTCGCGCTGGGCCCAGATGGCGGGAAGCGCTTTTGGAAGACCGTTTCTGAACTTTTGGATATTATCAAGGAAAAAAACTTTACACCGATTTGCCTAAGAAAAGAAGGCTTGGCGGCGGAATTTGCATGTATTCCGATCCGGCAGTACGGAGCAGCGATGGAGCTTGTGCCATACGAGAGCTTTTCCGCCCTGTTGGATGATTTTTATGCGGTGCGGGAGCAGCAGGAGAGAACTAATCAACGGGGAGCAGATTTGATTCGGACAGTCACCACCGTTCGGGACCGACTGCGGCGAAAGCTGGCTCAGCAGGAGCGAGACTATCTGGAGACGCAGAATCGGGATCATCTGAGAATCTGTGGTGACTTAATCACGGCGAACCTCTATCGGATGGAACGGGGGAAGGGCCAGCTGGTATGTGAGAACTTCTATGATGAGGCGGGCGGAACCATTTCCATCCCCTTGGACCCACTGCTGACGCCTCAGCAAAATGCGGCCAAGTACTACAAACGGTATGCCAAGGCCAAGAGCGCCGAGCATCACCTTCAGGAGCAGATGGAGATTGCCCGCCGGGATATTGCCTATATGGAGAGTGTTCTGGAGGCAATTCAGCATGCAGAGACGGAACAGGATTTTCTGGATATCCGCGCAGAACTGCGGGAGGGAGGCTTCCTGAAAAAGCAGGGGAAAAAGGAGATCAGGCGCGCCGCGAGGCCCCGCCAATTCCGCACCAGCAGCGGCTTTCGGGTGCTGGTGGGCCGCAACAACCGTCAGAATGATCAGCTGACAATGAAAGAGGCAGACTATCGGGATATCTGGCTTCATACGCAGAAAATCCACGGCTCTCATGTTATCCTGCGTACAGCGGGCAGAGAGGTGGATGCTGATACGCTGGTGGAGGCGGCGAAAATTGCGGCGTATTATTCTCAGGCCCGGGAGAGCGGAAATGTTCCCGTGGACTATACGCAGGTGAGATATGTTAAAAAACCGGCCGGGGCTCGCCCTGGTATGGTCACGTATCAGGCCTATCAGACGGTGTACGTCACGCCGGAGGAAGCCCTGATTCAAAGGTTGAAAGAATCATAG
- a CDS encoding Mini-ribonuclease 3, whose protein sequence is MENHFEPHFTNDQLRSISSIGLAHMGDAVFEVLVREWLCAHGKATGRGLHQATIRLVCAESQAEKAKSILPLLTEEEAAVFKRGRNAQVHTVPSHASRAQYREATALEALFGWLYLSGQRERVNELFSRMMEEHN, encoded by the coding sequence ATGGAAAACCACTTTGAACCCCATTTTACCAATGACCAGCTGCGTTCGATCAGCTCCATCGGCCTGGCACATATGGGCGACGCGGTGTTTGAGGTCCTGGTGCGGGAATGGCTCTGCGCTCACGGCAAGGCTACCGGCAGAGGTCTCCATCAGGCCACAATCCGGCTGGTATGTGCAGAGTCCCAGGCAGAAAAGGCAAAAAGTATTCTGCCGCTGTTGACAGAGGAAGAGGCGGCGGTCTTTAAGCGGGGGCGCAACGCCCAAGTCCATACGGTTCCCAGCCATGCCAGCCGTGCGCAGTATCGTGAGGCTACAGCCTTGGAGGCACTTTTTGGCTGGCTGTATTTGAGTGGACAGCGGGAACGGGTTAACGAACTATTTTCCAGAATGATGGAGGAGCATAACTGA
- a CDS encoding S-layer homology domain-containing protein produces MMKKLMMLIPACALLAVAALAAGGIEDPLASLSYLTGTFTTTVHAQVDQRLDASDQELLASAASGTLTAEGTDQWVETRLKEGDILQGSTGTSVLLLAGGGQVTYTTGAVVDVTSGKEVASGTALQADHRYMVAEDTTAMFIVTTKTAVVQYQGGGSIAASSTVDYNAMAAALKQLNLFRGTLTGYGEGYDLELAPTRLQALIMFIRVLGEEDAALAWSGTTPFTDIAKGSQAEKYVGYAYEKGYTNGFSATQFKPGNAVNAYQYTEFILRAMGYSSSSNTNLADTLNRARIAGVLTAGEAAALQTGKFLRADLVYVSYYALEATMPDGAQTLGQVLISKGIFTEEAWAGAQSLVKSQRM; encoded by the coding sequence ATGATGAAAAAACTGATGATGTTAATACCAGCCTGTGCGCTGTTAGCGGTTGCTGCGCTGGCAGCAGGCGGCATAGAGGACCCCTTGGCTTCCTTGTCCTACCTGACTGGCACTTTTACCACAACCGTCCATGCGCAGGTGGACCAGCGGCTGGATGCCTCTGACCAGGAGTTGTTGGCCAGCGCAGCAAGCGGCACCCTGACGGCGGAGGGGACAGATCAATGGGTGGAGACCCGTTTAAAGGAAGGCGATATTTTACAGGGTTCTACGGGGACCAGCGTACTGCTGCTGGCCGGGGGCGGCCAAGTCACCTATACAACAGGCGCCGTGGTGGATGTTACCTCCGGGAAAGAGGTGGCCAGCGGAACGGCCCTGCAGGCGGACCACCGCTATATGGTAGCAGAGGACACGACTGCGATGTTCATTGTCACAACCAAGACGGCGGTGGTCCAATATCAGGGTGGCGGCAGTATAGCAGCATCTAGTACGGTGGATTATAATGCTATGGCGGCGGCACTGAAGCAGTTGAATTTGTTCCGTGGAACGCTTACCGGTTATGGTGAGGGCTATGATTTGGAGTTAGCTCCCACCCGGCTGCAGGCGCTCATTATGTTTATCCGGGTGCTGGGAGAAGAAGACGCGGCGCTGGCCTGGAGCGGCACGACACCCTTTACCGATATAGCCAAGGGCTCTCAGGCGGAAAAATATGTGGGCTATGCCTATGAAAAGGGCTACACCAACGGCTTTAGCGCAACGCAGTTTAAACCGGGCAATGCTGTAAATGCGTACCAATATACCGAGTTCATTCTCAGGGCAATGGGCTATAGCTCCTCTTCTAATACCAATCTGGCAGACACGCTGAACCGAGCGCGGATTGCCGGTGTGCTGACGGCCGGAGAAGCTGCCGCGCTGCAGACCGGAAAGTTTTTGCGGGCGGATTTGGTGTATGTTTCCTACTATGCACTGGAGGCCACGATGCCGGATGGCGCACAGACCTTGGGCCAAGTGTTAATCAGTAAGGGAATTTTTACTGAGGAAGCATGGGCTGGCGCACAGAGCTTGGTGAAGAGCCAGAGAATGTAA
- a CDS encoding redox-sensing transcriptional repressor Rex: MKKENISDAVIRRLPRYYRQLTELCGRGVVRISSHSLGQEMNITASQIRQDFSCFGEFGQQGYGYNVEELRTEIGHILGVDKDHHLIMIGVGNLGRALLQNFRFSQTGFTVDAAFDVAPSVIGTVVNGVSIYSMDTLEEYIRSHNIDVVVLTIPQAVAQETASRLIQLGIHGFWNFTNVELSSPNPDVKFENIHFADSLLTLSYRIANR; the protein is encoded by the coding sequence TTGAAGAAGGAGAATATCTCTGATGCAGTAATCAGGCGGCTGCCCCGGTACTACCGGCAGCTGACAGAGCTTTGCGGACGCGGGGTTGTGCGGATTTCGTCCCATTCGTTAGGTCAGGAAATGAACATCACAGCCTCACAAATCCGGCAGGATTTCAGCTGTTTTGGCGAGTTTGGCCAGCAGGGGTATGGATATAATGTGGAGGAGTTGCGAACGGAAATCGGCCATATTTTAGGGGTGGACAAGGATCACCACCTGATTATGATCGGCGTGGGTAACTTGGGACGTGCTTTGCTGCAAAATTTTCGCTTCTCACAAACAGGCTTTACCGTGGACGCGGCATTCGATGTGGCGCCCTCTGTGATTGGCACAGTGGTCAACGGGGTGTCTATCTACTCCATGGATACGTTGGAGGAGTATATTCGCAGCCATAACATTGATGTCGTAGTATTAACCATTCCACAGGCTGTGGCACAGGAAACGGCCAGCCGGCTGATTCAGCTTGGAATCCACGGCTTCTGGAATTTTACCAATGTGGAGCTGTCTAGCCCAAACCCGGATGTGAAATTTGAAAATATTCATTTTGCGGACAGCTTGCTGACCTTAAGCTATCGAATTGCCAACCGTTAA